In Cyprinus carpio isolate SPL01 chromosome A5, ASM1834038v1, whole genome shotgun sequence, the sequence TCGCTGTGGCCAGCTAGACATGAAGGGAACTGGAAACTGCCCTTTAGAGCTCTTATGAAACACAAGTATTCACCTGATCTAACTGATTTGGGATCATTTAAACATAATGGTTCTTGAGTGCTGGCATAAAGTGTGTGCAGAGTCAGTTCTTCGAGAACAATCCTGCTATATCAGCATCTTCTCCTTAAGCAAAGCACTTAACAAGTAGCTCAATTGTGACTTACTCTTCAAGTAGTTTACtgtaaattaacttaaaaacacTTAATGATGAAGACACTAGATCAGGACCTTTCAGGCTTTTTTCAGGCCAAGGGCTCCTTGGTTTAGGAGCAGAAACCCctgttacataatatataaaactgttaCATTTTAAGTCGGGTATATAAAATGCAAGTAtaccattttaatgtgtttataaaataaaatataatttaataacataatattaataaaaattaaaatataaacaaaattattcagGGAGGTAAAGAATATGAACATGACTGATGACTTTGATGTTGGCTGTACTTTCATCAAAGGTTATTATGTCCAGGCCTCACTCAGAGAAAGCCCTTAGCAAATAACCTGAAACCAGATTTAATGCACAATTTTAACATTCAAGATTCAAAATTATCTGCTGAATTTTGACAGATTGACCAAGGGCCAATAAATAGTGCCAAAGACTTCCTGCAGTAATGAGGGGGCAAACTGCTGGGGCGATTAACActtatatgcgtgtgtgtgtgtctgtatgggTTTGGAGGAAGTGTTAGGGAACCCTTGGCCTCTAAAGTAAGATGCACCCCCCTTTCCCTCAGATCCGAAGATTGTTGTTTCTACACACCTTTGTGGGCAGGCTGGAGCACAAACTGGGAACTCGGAGAGGCAAAGAGACAGATCAAAGACTAGACTGATGTTTTGACAGAAGTGCACATACACACCTCTGTCCTCTTTGAAGTTATGGAAAGGTAGCAACCCAAGGATAGTCCTAGCAGGTCAATTGGCTTTGGAAGCTACAAACCTCGGGACGAGTCACTTTAGTTTGTTGCTCCAGTCTCATGGTCATGTATCTCCCAGAAGAACGGCCTGTGCTGGATTTACCTTACAAAATGAATCATTTGGCTAATAACTACGAATATTATCCACAAGGTAGGACTTTAGATCTTTACATCTCatgtttttttaggttttaaattcaatttcaggtttatttattgttgttttttagtttattgatTATTGTGAGTTGTCAAGACAACTGACTAAATGGAGTTTTTTCTAATAGCATACAAACGCCATTCTGTAAAGCTAATGTTGTgcatatgaaatgaatgaaaatctgAAATGATTATATTATCAATTAGACTGTAAGGAACTCACTTGCTGGACTCAACATGGCCTCAATGGCAGGATGAACAGTCCTGTAGCTGAACTGACCTCACTGCCAGTTCATGTATCACTGCAAGACCGAGAGCTTTGGGACAAATTCAGCAGTACTGGCACAGAGATGCTGATTACTAAATCTGGCAGGTATGAACCTACAAGGgttttaaattactaaattaagtccttttaagaattttttacaTCTACAATGACCATATATGTAGTTATTTAACAAATGTGTATTGTGTTGGAATTTACCCCTATTATAGTgcaagaaattatatatatttgttaatgtatCAAAGAGAAAAGGCAGTGTtggtaaatgcattcatttagctGAATAATTCATCATCTTGAAAGAATTACAAATCAGAATGTACATTATTGAGGGCATCTTCTAATATGTGATGACTAATTGTTATGGTGTGTGTCCGATGTGCTTTTATTTCAGGCGGATGTTTCCCAGCTGCAAAGTAACAGTGACTAATCCAATAGTCAAGTATGTGGTGATAATGGACATGGTGCCGTTTGATAACCACAAGTACAAGGTACCTCCCCTCCACCCCTCCCTTATGACACATATACTCACTTCAACCCCCTCCAACctccctcacaaacacacacgtacactatcattcaaaggttttgggtcagtagatttaaaaacaaaaaagataaatagtaatagtaataataataatacttgaaaaatgacagtaaagacatttttaatgttaaggtTATAAaaaactcatgaatatttataatgtattttaatttgaatatttcgTGTTTTGATGATTGTTGTTTGTAATGTTTAGTGTTTACTGAGTTgatttattagaatgatttctgaaggatcacatgacactgaagactggagaaatgacatcacaggaatgttacattttttaattacatttaaatttttaattttattttacaatattaatatttccactgtattttttatttttttttggtcaaataaatgcagccttggtgaacataagagacttcttttaaaaatattttgtacataaCTGTACTACAACTCTACTTTAATTTTAAACTATTTCTTTCTATTatacattaatttgttttattccttaatatcttaatatctgcTTCAGATAGGGATGTTATAATGTTGCAAACCTGATAGATGAGTGAACAACAAAACCAAAgacctaaaaataaattaatgcttgaATGATAGATTAATGATTTTTGTAGTTAATTGTAGTCTTTGACTATTCATTCTCTTTTATTGTTACAGTGGAATAAGGATCTTTGGGAAGTGAATGGTTCAAGTGATCCACATTTACCCAATCGGTTCTTCATCCATCCAGACTCTCCTGCGCCTGGAGAGAAATGGATGCAGTATCCAATCTCCTTTCACAAGCTCAAACTGACCAATAACACCCTCAACTCTAATGGCCTGGTGAGATTTTAGAAATGGGGAAAGTGTAACAGTTGAAAGATATTTAAaggtgttttctattttttacagtttatactTCTATTTCTCTCCATGTTCTATAGGTGGTTCTCCACTCCATGCACAAATACCAGCCCCGTCTACACATTGTCCAATCTCCAGACCCCTGTTACCCTCAGAACCCTGGCAGTTACCTGCGCTTCACCTTCCCTGAAGCCGCTTTTATAGCTGTCACAGCCTACCAGAACCAGGAGGTGAGAACAGACATTTCACACGGGATGAATACTGGAGACCCTTAAACTGTATGTGAATTACTTTCAGAGCTGGCCTTCAAAGATACTTTTCATTAGAGTTCCACTGCCATCTAGTGGGTCAAATTCATGAGGATAAAAGGCCAATTAAAATGTCTATGGTAGCAGAATCTAGTATCCAGTATATTGTGGAAAATATGCAAAACCCATTATCTGTCACAAAATATCAGCAAAACATTTAAGTTGAAATTTGAAGACTTTAATGTGTCAGATTTTTTCTCtcttaatttattatgttttattagtccatttttgtatcatttattCGTATTGACTGGCATGTCTTTGGTTTTTGCTGATGGGACTCAACACAGATCACAAAACTCAAGATTGACAACAACCCCTTTGCCAAAGGCTTTCGTGACAATGGGCTGAATAGGAAAAGGTGAGAGACACTTAAAGAGACACAAAAAGAAAGGAttgagattttctttcttttcaggaaaattcacttaaaaatgtctCCTTTACAGAATAAGACATCAGGGCTGATATTTTTTTTCGAATAGTTATAATTCTTTTCAACCATGCACAGTAAGTAAAGGAGCAAGATTTTCATCATTCTTAATGGCAaatcaaaaagtatttaataGAATTTACATAGTGTTTCCTGTCCTGGCTGTTGAACCTCCAACTCTAATGATCAGTTCTGATATATTCagttaatataacttttttaatttctattcctTAGGTTTAGAGACAAAGAGAGCCAAGAGACCAAGGATTCAGATGGACAGGTCAAACAGGAGTTGACACCAAGTGAGCATGTTAAATCTGTTATATTAATGTAGCTTTACATTATATGCATCAGTGTTGCATTTTTACTTCAATCATGAGGGTCACCTTGATGTGCAAATTTTTTTGGTTTAGACAgactaaagaaaaataaattgtgtatttCTACTTTTGTCCACTAACAGTGCGACAGTCACAGAAAGATGAGGTGGTGGATGTGACCGTGTCCAGCTCCGATGACTGCAGAGGAATGCTGAATTCTTCAGAAGTGGCTTCCTCTGTAACCCCCAACCCTTTCATATCAGCCTTTGTAAACACTAGCACTGCTGGAGGGCCTTCACCCCATCAGACACACTCCATTCTCAGCCTCAATAACAGACACATGAACAGGTGAGTCTGGCTCTGATTCTGCCTGAGATGCACTGAATACCACACTAATAATAATCAAACCATGATATTATGCTGCAGTTCTGCAGGAAAATACTCATTCTTGCTCTAGGcttatgcattatatttaatCTTAAAGATTCAGGGATGCAAACTTACCAAGATAAATTTTTATTATCTAAGCTTTAAAATTGGGATTTACTGTCAATTTTAGCATGGCAGGAGAGGGG encodes:
- the LOC109082392 gene encoding T-box transcription factor TBX6L-like isoform X1 → MVMYLPEERPVLDLPYKMNHLANNYEYYPQDCKELTCWTQHGLNGRMNSPVAELTSLPVHVSLQDRELWDKFSSTGTEMLITKSGRRMFPSCKVTVTNPIVKYVVIMDMVPFDNHKYKWNKDLWEVNGSSDPHLPNRFFIHPDSPAPGEKWMQYPISFHKLKLTNNTLNSNGLVVLHSMHKYQPRLHIVQSPDPCYPQNPGSYLRFTFPEAAFIAVTAYQNQEITKLKIDNNPFAKGFRDNGLNRKRFRDKESQETKDSDGQVKQELTPMRQSQKDEVVDVTVSSSDDCRGMLNSSEVASSVTPNPFISAFVNTSTAGGPSPHQTHSILSLNNRHMNSPREARPSSLHSLCAALPVAQSSCIQSSTGDGHLSTLPSQISSPLNPQQHNHHSSPASQTPGRSIIQLQPYFQTPPHPSRQCPDMELPLPLPPKLSRMQLPGSALRNLEMIQISNYVSPRPLTDILNRIHFRALASGPSGKVLQYPPQPEQYLRGSDRELHPQIYPAVQKYIDQQFTLNSMLNSQTEHRSQMDFVSARALAEYYCDQQTGK
- the LOC109082392 gene encoding T-box transcription factor TBX6L-like isoform X2 encodes the protein MVMYLPEERPVLDLPYKMNHLANNYEYYPQDCKELTCWTQHGLNGRMNSPVAELTSLPVHVSLQDRELWDKFSSTGTEMLITKSGRRMFPSCKVTVTNPIVKYVVIMDMVPFDNHKYKWNKDLWEVNGSSDPHLPNRFFIHPDSPAPGEKWMQYPISFHKLKLTNNTLNSNGLVVLHSMHKYQPRLHIVQSPDPCYPQNPGSYLRFTFPEAAFIAVTAYQNQEITKLKIDNNPFAKGFRDNGLNRKRFRDKESQETKDSDGQVKQELTPMRQSQKDEVVDVTVSSSDDCRGMLNSSEVASSVTPNPFISAFVNTSTAGGPSPHQTHSILSLNNRHMNRTSKIYQYNKQNFNRIHFRALASGPSGKVLQYPPQPEQYLRGSDRELHPQIYPAVQKYIDQQFTLNSMLNSQTEHRSQMDFVSARALAEYYCDQQTGK